One window from the genome of Nitrospira defluvii encodes:
- a CDS encoding hemerythrin domain-containing protein, translating into MAEADKERPGPITTLLAEDHRRLDGLLCSSAATADQIDQTTYDQFRAGLLRHIGMEEKLLLPAVQRWRGGAPLPVAAKLRLDHGALATLLMPTPTPQILATIRRILSDHNRLEEGPEGLYSLCDQLPTAEMEPLLAALQAAPLPIVMRHSDSPAVRKTLEGALARAGYRLEPIAALDVIEPR; encoded by the coding sequence ATGGCAGAGGCAGACAAGGAACGGCCGGGACCCATCACGACCTTGCTGGCAGAGGATCACCGACGACTGGACGGGCTGTTGTGCTCGTCGGCAGCCACTGCCGATCAGATTGATCAGACAACCTACGATCAATTTCGCGCAGGACTGCTCAGGCACATCGGCATGGAAGAAAAGCTGTTGTTGCCTGCGGTGCAGCGCTGGCGTGGCGGGGCCCCGTTGCCGGTGGCGGCAAAGCTACGGCTCGACCATGGTGCGCTGGCGACTTTGCTCATGCCCACCCCGACGCCTCAGATCCTGGCGACGATTCGCCGGATCCTCTCGGACCACAATCGATTGGAAGAAGGTCCCGAGGGACTCTACTCCCTCTGCGACCAGTTGCCGACTGCAGAGATGGAACCGCTGCTGGCTGCCCTGCAGGCCGCGCCGCTTCCGATCGTCATGCGGCATTCCGACAGCCCGGCGGTGAGGAAAACCCTAGAGGGTGCGTTGGCTCGGGCGGGGTATCGCCTGGAACCGATCGCTGCGCTTGACGTGATTGAGCCACGATGA
- a CDS encoding efflux transporter outer membrane subunit — translation MRIVAFIIGLVVLTGCAVGPDYSRPDLQVPNGFRMAVSAQETESFANLPWWDLLQDEELRRLIRIALAENKDLQRAVASVEEFQSRLFISKMDFAPKADVTANAPSFGRKANFLFPGFPNPFNYYLQGNLSWEMDIWGRVRRSNEAARGDLLAREEARRAVVLQLVSGVAEAYFELLQFDMQLGVAQRTLKSWEESVRIAEARLRQGMISRIDADQFEAERANAAARAAELTRQMVQKENQLSLLLGRPPGQVARGRSLTEQVLPPEVPAGLPSELLQRRPDLVQAEQELAAATARIGVAKADRFPKLSITGILGVASPQLSRLVANETAFGVVGPGVAGPLLNAQILGFQQDAAEAQSREVLARYEQAVLVAFREVEDALVAVRTAREQRDAQAQQVDALRSALRLANLRYKGGLANYLDVLVAQRNLFEAELALTGTHRLQLVSVVQLYKALGGGWSPLDMAQQQPGQAPRTRGPAVPATGAVPPGRG, via the coding sequence ATGCGTATTGTCGCCTTCATCATCGGGCTCGTTGTGTTGACCGGCTGTGCGGTCGGCCCCGACTACTCACGTCCGGACCTGCAGGTGCCGAACGGTTTTCGAATGGCGGTCTCGGCTCAGGAAACGGAGTCCTTCGCCAATCTTCCCTGGTGGGACCTGTTGCAGGATGAGGAACTGCGCCGCCTCATTCGCATCGCACTCGCGGAGAACAAGGACCTGCAGCGGGCGGTGGCGTCCGTCGAGGAATTCCAATCGCGCCTGTTCATTTCAAAAATGGATTTTGCCCCGAAGGCCGATGTCACGGCCAATGCGCCCTCCTTCGGTCGCAAGGCGAACTTTCTATTTCCAGGGTTCCCCAATCCATTCAACTACTATCTGCAGGGAAATTTGTCCTGGGAGATGGATATCTGGGGACGGGTTCGCCGCTCGAATGAAGCCGCGAGGGGAGACCTGTTAGCCAGGGAAGAAGCCCGGCGCGCGGTGGTGCTGCAACTCGTGAGTGGTGTGGCGGAGGCCTATTTTGAGTTGCTGCAGTTCGATATGCAGCTCGGCGTCGCACAACGCACGCTGAAGTCCTGGGAGGAATCGGTCCGGATTGCCGAGGCCCGATTGCGGCAGGGCATGATTTCGCGCATCGACGCGGATCAATTCGAGGCGGAACGGGCCAACGCTGCGGCTCGGGCGGCGGAGTTGACCAGACAGATGGTACAGAAGGAGAACCAGCTGAGCCTTTTGCTTGGGCGGCCGCCGGGGCAGGTGGCGCGGGGACGTTCCCTGACGGAGCAGGTGTTGCCGCCGGAAGTCCCTGCGGGGCTTCCATCGGAATTACTCCAGCGCCGACCGGACCTGGTACAGGCCGAACAGGAGTTGGCTGCGGCCACGGCAAGGATCGGTGTGGCCAAGGCGGATCGATTTCCGAAGCTGAGTATCACGGGCATTCTTGGTGTGGCCAGTCCGCAATTGTCACGACTGGTTGCCAACGAGACGGCGTTCGGAGTCGTCGGGCCGGGTGTGGCGGGGCCGTTGCTGAATGCGCAAATTCTTGGCTTTCAGCAGGATGCAGCCGAGGCCCAGAGCCGGGAGGTGCTGGCGCGATACGAACAGGCGGTGCTGGTCGCGTTTCGTGAAGTGGAGGATGCCCTGGTCGCGGTGCGTACGGCGCGGGAACAGCGGGACGCGCAGGCGCAACAGGTCGACGCCTTACGGTCGGCCTTGCGGCTGGCGAATCTTCGCTACAAGGGCGGGCTGGCCAATTACCTTGATGTGCTGGTTGCGCAACGCAATTTGTTTGAGGCGGAACTGGCTCTGACCGGCACCCACCGGTTGCAACTGGTGTCCGTGGTTCAACTCTACAAAGCGCTGGGTGGCGGATGGTCACCGCTGGACATGGCGCAACAGCAGCCGGGACAGGCGCCGAGAACGCGAGGACCAGCAGTCCCAGCGACCGGTGCGGTACCACCTGGTCGTGGATGA
- a CDS encoding VOC family protein has protein sequence MISKIFVNLPVKDLEKSMSFFRTVGFSFNPQFTDATAACMVINEDIFAMLLTHGKVKEFTNKQIADAHKTTEVLTALAVDSKATVNAMADKALQAGGKEAYQPKDHGFMFVRSFEDPDGHIWELFWMDPAHVQAQ, from the coding sequence ATGATCAGCAAGATTTTCGTGAATCTACCCGTGAAGGACCTGGAGAAGTCCATGTCCTTCTTCAGGACGGTCGGATTTTCTTTCAACCCACAGTTCACCGATGCGACCGCGGCCTGTATGGTCATCAATGAGGATATCTTCGCGATGCTGTTGACTCACGGCAAGGTCAAGGAGTTTACGAACAAGCAGATCGCCGATGCTCACAAGACCACCGAAGTGCTCACCGCTCTGGCCGTCGATAGCAAGGCGACGGTGAATGCCATGGCGGACAAGGCGCTCCAAGCCGGAGGCAAAGAGGCCTACCAGCCTAAGGACCATGGGTTCATGTTCGTCCGGAGTTTCGAAGACCCGGATGGACACATTTGGGAGCTGTTCTGGATGGATCCTGCTCACGTACAGGCGCAATAG
- a CDS encoding MoaD/ThiS family protein: MVRVILPQHLRTLAKVDGEVSLEVVGPVTQGAVLDALEARYPVLRGTIRDHASKRRRPFIRFFACEEDFSHEPADALLPEAVATGNEALLIVGAMAGG; encoded by the coding sequence ATGGTACGCGTGATCTTGCCGCAACATTTGCGAACGCTGGCCAAGGTTGACGGTGAAGTGTCGCTGGAGGTGGTTGGGCCAGTGACGCAGGGTGCCGTGCTTGATGCGCTGGAGGCGCGGTATCCTGTGCTGCGGGGCACAATTCGTGACCATGCCAGCAAGCGCCGACGGCCGTTCATTCGATTCTTCGCCTGCGAAGAAGACTTTTCGCACGAGCCGGCTGACGCGTTGTTACCTGAGGCTGTTGCCACGGGCAACGAGGCGTTGCTGATTGTCGGCGCGATGGCGGGGGGATAG
- a CDS encoding metal-sulfur cluster assembly factor yields MTTEKYGTGADPRVTEALRQVVDPELGINIVDLGLVYGSEVRDGQVHVTMTMTTPACPMEELLMEMVHSAILRELSEARSVDVDLVWDPPWKPDMMSQAAKAQLGRT; encoded by the coding sequence ATGACCACAGAGAAGTACGGAACAGGAGCAGACCCTCGGGTGACGGAGGCCCTGCGTCAAGTGGTGGATCCCGAGTTGGGGATCAACATTGTCGACCTGGGGTTGGTCTATGGCAGCGAGGTGCGTGATGGTCAGGTGCATGTCACCATGACGATGACCACCCCTGCCTGCCCGATGGAAGAGCTATTGATGGAGATGGTGCATTCGGCGATCTTGCGCGAGTTGTCTGAGGCGCGCTCGGTCGACGTCGATCTGGTATGGGACCCACCTTGGAAGCCGGACATGATGAGCCAGGCAGCGAAGGCCCAACTCGGCCGGACATGA
- a CDS encoding RNA polymerase sigma factor, protein MSEESPTSLRAVVEELYRTQSRQVLATLIRLLGDFDAAEEALHEAFTVAVEQWEREGIPANPRAWLVSTGRFKAIDGMRRRARFDASLEELARQLETASVSLDAELFDGQSVEDDRLRLIFTCCHPALTPEAQIAMTMREVCGLTTEEIARAFLTKPATIAQRIVRAKAKIRDAHIPYEVPPQEELPGRVDAVLRVVYLVFNEGYSASSGDAVTRHDLSGEAIRLARVLVQLLPDPETIGLLALLLLQDSRRDARVSESGDVILLEDQDRTRWNRDYITEGAALVQRAFSMGEVGPYAIQSAIASIHAQAASAAATDWCRIVDLYDLLLKAEPSPVVELNRAVAVAMLHGPEAGLRLIDDLFARGELKTYHLAHAAHADLCRRLGRTEEAIRAYKQALSLTQQEPERRFLERRLLEVSGQGS, encoded by the coding sequence ATGAGCGAGGAGTCACCCACATCTCTCCGTGCGGTGGTCGAGGAGCTGTACCGGACCCAGTCGCGGCAGGTCCTCGCCACGCTGATCCGTCTGCTCGGCGATTTCGACGCGGCGGAAGAAGCGCTGCACGAAGCCTTTACTGTGGCTGTGGAGCAGTGGGAGCGGGAGGGGATTCCCGCGAATCCACGGGCCTGGCTCGTGTCCACCGGCCGCTTTAAAGCCATTGATGGCATGCGCCGCCGCGCTCGCTTCGACGCATCCCTGGAAGAACTCGCCCGTCAACTTGAAACCGCTTCGGTCAGCCTCGATGCCGAGTTGTTCGACGGACAATCGGTGGAGGACGACCGGCTGCGGCTGATCTTTACCTGCTGCCATCCCGCCCTGACGCCGGAGGCGCAGATCGCCATGACCATGCGGGAAGTCTGCGGGCTGACGACCGAAGAAATCGCGCGGGCATTTTTGACCAAACCGGCGACCATCGCGCAACGAATTGTCCGGGCCAAGGCCAAGATTCGTGATGCCCACATCCCCTATGAAGTGCCGCCACAAGAGGAGTTGCCCGGGCGAGTGGACGCGGTCCTGCGCGTCGTCTACCTCGTGTTCAACGAAGGCTATTCCGCCTCGTCCGGGGACGCCGTCACCCGCCATGATCTGTCCGGAGAAGCCATTCGTCTCGCTCGTGTCCTCGTGCAACTCCTCCCAGACCCGGAAACGATCGGATTGCTGGCGCTCCTGCTGTTGCAGGATTCGCGGCGCGACGCGCGCGTCTCGGAATCCGGTGACGTGATTCTGCTCGAAGATCAGGATCGAACACGTTGGAACAGGGATTACATCACGGAGGGGGCGGCACTCGTGCAGCGGGCTTTCTCGATGGGGGAGGTCGGCCCCTATGCGATTCAATCGGCGATCGCCTCTATCCATGCGCAGGCGGCCAGCGCGGCTGCGACCGACTGGTGCCGCATCGTCGATCTCTACGATTTGCTGCTCAAAGCTGAACCATCGCCGGTGGTGGAACTGAATCGTGCGGTCGCCGTTGCGATGCTTCATGGACCGGAAGCGGGGCTGAGGTTGATCGATGATCTGTTTGCGAGGGGGGAGCTGAAGACCTATCACCTGGCCCATGCGGCGCACGCGGACCTCTGTCGCCGGTTGGGACGGACCGAAGAAGCGATTCGTGCATATAAGCAGGCGCTCAGCCTCACCCAGCAGGAGCCAGAACGGCGATTTCTTGAGCGCCGGCTGCTGGAAGTCTCTGGCCAGGGCTCCTAA
- a CDS encoding WD40/YVTN/BNR-like repeat-containing protein: MSRVRVLVGTKKGGFILSSDGSRTQWEVQGPLWGGWEIYHLTGSPADPNRLYASQTSSWFGQVIQRSDDGGKTWNPPGTKPEDLVGPDGMPKGESNMFLYDQSAETGKPLTTHQHYDGTQRPWEFKRVWHLEPSPTEPDTVFAGVEDAALFKSTDGGRTWKELAGLRSAKGKLWQPGAGGMCLHTVLLDQRQPNRMFVAISAAGTFRTEDGGQTWRPTNKGLLSQYELPDPDAEVGHCVHRITMHPSRPNVLFMQKHWDVMRSDDGGDSWHEISGNLPTDFGFPITVHAHEPETIYVVPIKSDSEHYPPDGKLRVYRSRTGGHEWEALTKGLPQEHCYVNILRDAMAVDICDPCGIYFGTTGGQVYASADGGDSWTAIVSNLPGVLSVEVQVLS; this comes from the coding sequence ATGAGTCGAGTACGAGTCTTGGTGGGGACGAAGAAGGGCGGGTTCATCTTGTCATCGGATGGGTCCCGAACGCAGTGGGAAGTGCAGGGGCCATTGTGGGGCGGATGGGAAATCTATCACCTGACCGGCTCGCCTGCCGATCCCAATCGGCTGTACGCCTCGCAGACGAGCAGCTGGTTCGGGCAGGTGATCCAGCGATCAGATGACGGAGGGAAGACCTGGAACCCTCCCGGTACGAAGCCGGAAGATCTCGTGGGGCCGGACGGCATGCCGAAGGGCGAGAGCAACATGTTTCTCTACGACCAGTCCGCGGAAACCGGCAAGCCGTTGACGACCCACCAGCATTACGACGGCACGCAACGTCCCTGGGAATTCAAACGCGTCTGGCATTTGGAGCCCTCGCCGACGGAACCGGACACGGTGTTTGCCGGTGTCGAGGACGCGGCCCTGTTCAAATCGACGGACGGCGGACGGACCTGGAAGGAGCTAGCAGGATTACGTAGCGCAAAGGGGAAACTGTGGCAACCAGGCGCCGGTGGCATGTGTCTTCACACGGTCCTGCTGGATCAGCGGCAACCGAACCGCATGTTCGTGGCCATCTCGGCAGCCGGCACATTTCGGACTGAGGATGGGGGCCAGACCTGGCGGCCCACGAATAAGGGGTTGTTGTCCCAATACGAGTTGCCGGATCCGGATGCGGAGGTCGGCCATTGCGTGCACCGCATCACCATGCACCCTTCTCGCCCCAACGTGTTATTCATGCAGAAACATTGGGATGTCATGCGGAGCGATGACGGTGGCGACTCCTGGCATGAGATCAGCGGCAATCTACCGACCGATTTCGGCTTTCCCATCACGGTCCATGCGCACGAACCGGAGACGATCTACGTCGTGCCGATCAAGAGCGACTCCGAACATTATCCGCCGGACGGGAAGCTGCGGGTCTATCGCAGTCGGACCGGAGGACACGAATGGGAAGCGCTGACCAAGGGGTTGCCCCAGGAACATTGCTACGTGAACATTTTGCGAGATGCCATGGCGGTCGATATCTGCGATCCCTGCGGGATTTATTTCGGTACGACCGGTGGGCAAGTCTATGCGTCGGCCGACGGGGGCGACAGCTGGACGGCGATTGTGAGCAATTTGCCGGGGGTCCTCTCCGTAGAGGTACAGGTGTTGTCGTGA
- a CDS encoding YciI family protein, with protein sequence MKFMILVKATRNSEAGLMPSQELLTAMMQYNQALVDAGIMLAGEGLHPSSRGARVRFSGSKRVVTSGPFAETNEVVAGYWLWQCRSMEEAIEWVKRCPNPMPGEDSDIEIRPLFEAEDFGTEFTPELRQQEERMRDQIDARR encoded by the coding sequence ATGAAATTTATGATTCTGGTCAAGGCGACAAGGAATTCCGAGGCAGGGTTGATGCCGAGCCAGGAATTGCTCACCGCGATGATGCAATACAATCAAGCGTTGGTCGACGCCGGTATCATGCTGGCGGGCGAAGGGTTGCATCCGAGCAGCAGGGGCGCCCGTGTCCGATTCTCCGGTTCCAAGCGAGTCGTGACAAGCGGCCCCTTCGCCGAAACGAACGAGGTCGTGGCCGGATACTGGTTGTGGCAATGCCGCTCAATGGAGGAAGCGATCGAATGGGTGAAGCGCTGCCCCAATCCCATGCCCGGCGAGGATTCCGACATCGAGATTCGTCCGCTGTTCGAAGCAGAGGATTTCGGAACGGAGTTCACGCCCGAACTCAGGCAGCAAGAAGAACGGATGCGTGACCAGATTGACGCGCGCCGTTAG
- a CDS encoding YciI family protein — MKFILLVHHDETAFETFSEEKKRSLLSDSIGLCHQLDTQGQYVHASPVHPAASATLVRVRDGKPIVTDGPFIETREQMAGYFLIDAKDREEAVAIAARVPGATIGTVEVRPVREVEGLP; from the coding sequence ATGAAATTCATCCTGTTGGTGCATCACGATGAAACGGCGTTTGAGACATTCAGCGAGGAAAAGAAACGTTCGCTACTGTCCGACTCCATCGGCCTCTGTCATCAGTTGGATACACAGGGCCAGTACGTTCATGCTTCTCCGGTCCACCCGGCGGCAAGCGCAACCTTAGTCAGGGTGCGAGACGGCAAGCCCATCGTCACGGACGGGCCGTTCATCGAAACACGAGAACAGATGGCGGGGTACTTCTTGATTGACGCGAAGGATCGCGAGGAAGCGGTGGCCATCGCCGCCCGGGTGCCTGGAGCCACCATCGGGACGGTCGAAGTCCGGCCGGTGCGGGAGGTGGAGGGGTTGCCATAA
- a CDS encoding YciI family protein: MKYLCLVYMEEKHLHAMPQAERVALSDESMAYCEALTKQGEMLSASPLHPVEMATTVRVRNGKVTTTDGPFAETKEQLAGYLLIDVRDLNDALRVAAKFPGARYGSIEVRPIKEGGCA, encoded by the coding sequence ATGAAATACCTCTGTTTGGTCTACATGGAAGAAAAGCACCTGCACGCGATGCCGCAGGCCGAGCGCGTCGCGTTGTCCGACGAGTCGATGGCCTATTGCGAGGCTCTGACTAAGCAGGGTGAGATGTTGTCTGCCTCGCCATTGCATCCGGTGGAAATGGCCACGACGGTTCGGGTCCGCAACGGGAAGGTGACGACCACCGACGGGCCCTTCGCCGAAACAAAGGAACAATTGGCCGGTTATCTGTTGATCGATGTTCGAGACCTGAACGATGCGTTGCGTGTGGCGGCGAAGTTTCCCGGCGCGCGGTACGGCAGCATCGAAGTCCGGCCTATCAAAGAAGGCGGTTGCGCCTAA